One segment of Micromonospora parathelypteridis DNA contains the following:
- a CDS encoding winged helix-turn-helix transcriptional regulator, translated as MPSQHPAGPTQELVSDVFARGCTSRAAFEDVTSKWASLALLALGEGRYRFNALRRRIDGVSERMLSQTLQTLERDGMLTREVLTAIPPRVEYSLTPLGARVAEQLRGLADLLEASVPELQTARDSHERDRA; from the coding sequence ATGCCGTCCCAGCACCCGGCGGGGCCTACCCAGGAACTCGTCAGCGATGTCTTCGCACGGGGCTGCACCTCCCGCGCCGCCTTCGAGGACGTCACCTCGAAGTGGGCCTCGCTCGCCCTGCTGGCGCTCGGTGAGGGCCGCTACCGGTTCAACGCGCTGCGTCGCCGCATCGACGGGGTCAGCGAGCGAATGCTCTCCCAGACCCTGCAGACCCTCGAACGCGACGGGATGCTCACCCGAGAGGTGCTCACCGCGATCCCACCGCGCGTCGAATACTCGCTGACCCCCCTCGGCGCCCGGGTCGCCGAGCAGTTGCGCGGCCTCGCCGACCTGCTGGAGGCCTCAGTGCCCGAGTTGCAGACCGCCCGCGACAGCCACGAGCGCGACCGGGCCTAG
- a CDS encoding SDR family oxidoreductase produces MPTYAVTGATGRLGRLVIEQLLDTGVPAADIAAIVRSPEKAAALAARGVEIRKATYDDPSTLPGAVAGVRRLLLISGDTPGQRVAQHTAVIDAAKLAGVERLIYTSILNADTTTNPLAPEHKATEEVLATSGLAYTVLRNSWYTENYTDQLPQYLTSGTILGATGGSKVSAATRADYARAAAVALTREEDGNSVYELGGTAFTFDELADAVTEVTGTTVVHQDLSAAELASALQGVGLDAGTAGFVAALDHSIAIGELETDSDDLSRLIGRPSTPLRDAIRAAQA; encoded by the coding sequence ATGCCCACCTATGCCGTTACCGGCGCCACCGGCCGGCTCGGTCGCCTGGTGATCGAGCAACTGCTCGACACCGGCGTACCCGCCGCCGACATCGCCGCCATCGTCCGCAGCCCGGAGAAGGCCGCCGCCCTGGCCGCGCGCGGGGTCGAGATCCGCAAGGCCACCTACGACGACCCTTCGACGCTGCCCGGCGCCGTGGCCGGCGTACGCCGGCTGCTGCTCATCTCCGGCGACACTCCCGGTCAGCGCGTCGCGCAGCACACCGCGGTCATCGACGCGGCCAAGCTCGCCGGGGTCGAGCGCCTGATCTACACCAGCATCCTGAACGCCGACACCACCACGAACCCGCTCGCTCCGGAGCACAAGGCCACCGAGGAAGTCCTCGCCACGTCGGGGTTGGCCTACACCGTGCTGCGCAACAGCTGGTACACCGAGAACTACACCGACCAGCTGCCGCAGTACCTGACGTCCGGCACGATCCTCGGTGCCACCGGGGGCAGCAAGGTCTCCGCGGCGACCCGGGCCGACTACGCTCGGGCCGCCGCGGTGGCGCTGACCCGCGAGGAGGACGGCAACTCCGTCTACGAACTGGGCGGCACCGCGTTCACCTTCGACGAGTTGGCCGATGCGGTCACGGAGGTGACCGGCACCACGGTCGTCCACCAGGACCTGTCCGCCGCGGAGCTGGCCTCGGCGTTGCAGGGCGTCGGGCTCGACGCGGGCACCGCCGGGTTCGTCGCCGCGCTCGACCACTCGATCGCCATCGGTGAGCTGGAGACCGACAGCGACGACCTGAGCCGGCTGATCGGCCGGCCGAGCACCCCGCTACGCGATGCCATCCGGGCCGCGCAGGCCTGA
- a CDS encoding LLM class flavin-dependent oxidoreductase translates to MSDYGHDLVFGSFVTPSGGDPDRTVGVAVLAEQVGLDLVTFQDHPYQPAFLDTWTLLSFVAARTSRVHVAANVTNLPLRPPAVLARSVASLDLLSGGRVSLGLGAGAFWEAIEAMGGRRLTPGQGVRALEEAIEVIRQLWDAEARGGVRVDGEFYRVLGAKRGPAPAHAVPIWLGAYKPRMLQLTGRRADGWLPSLGYLQPGDLAKGNAIIDDAAQQAGRAPQDVRRLLNINGTFSAGGRGTLNGPAEQWVQELAELALGEGVSAFILASDDPDDLRRFAGEVAPAVRELVTAERDRGAEPARTPERAPEPERAPEPKAAPPVRPSRATVTGGAFAVVPTPDDGVRRSDQQVWDESTRPTGPVPDPNRTYTPHEQATGAHLVQIHDGLRAELAQIHDLIEQVAAGEIDAGAARSHINTMTMRQNRWTLGVYCESYCRIVTTHHTIEDQSFFPRLRARDPRLGPVVDRLEQEHHVIHDVLEGVDRALVAYVGSPDGLAELRAAVDLLTDALLSHLSYEERELVEPLARLGIA, encoded by the coding sequence ATGAGCGACTACGGCCACGACCTGGTCTTCGGATCGTTCGTCACCCCCAGCGGTGGCGATCCGGACCGCACGGTCGGCGTCGCCGTCCTCGCCGAGCAGGTCGGCCTGGACCTGGTCACCTTCCAGGACCACCCGTACCAGCCGGCATTCCTCGACACCTGGACGCTGCTGAGCTTCGTCGCAGCCCGGACCAGCCGCGTGCACGTGGCGGCGAACGTGACGAACCTGCCCCTGCGTCCGCCGGCGGTGCTCGCCCGCAGCGTGGCCAGCCTGGACCTGCTCAGCGGCGGCCGAGTCAGCCTCGGCCTCGGCGCGGGAGCGTTCTGGGAGGCCATCGAGGCGATGGGCGGCCGGCGGTTGACCCCCGGGCAGGGCGTACGAGCGCTGGAGGAGGCCATCGAGGTCATCCGTCAGCTCTGGGACGCCGAGGCGCGCGGCGGAGTGCGGGTCGACGGCGAGTTCTACCGGGTGCTGGGCGCCAAGCGCGGGCCGGCTCCGGCACACGCGGTGCCGATCTGGCTGGGCGCGTACAAGCCTCGGATGCTCCAGCTCACCGGTCGCCGGGCCGACGGCTGGCTGCCCTCGCTGGGTTACCTCCAGCCGGGTGACCTGGCCAAGGGCAACGCGATCATCGACGATGCCGCGCAGCAGGCCGGCCGAGCCCCGCAGGACGTGCGTCGGCTCCTCAACATCAACGGCACGTTCTCGGCCGGTGGGCGGGGCACACTCAACGGGCCGGCCGAGCAGTGGGTGCAGGAGCTGGCCGAGCTGGCGTTGGGCGAGGGCGTCAGCGCCTTCATCCTCGCCAGCGACGACCCCGACGACCTGCGCCGGTTCGCCGGCGAGGTCGCCCCCGCAGTGCGTGAGCTGGTCACGGCCGAGCGCGACCGCGGCGCGGAGCCGGCGCGTACGCCGGAGCGGGCACCGGAGCCGGAGCGGGCACCGGAGCCGAAGGCCGCCCCGCCGGTGCGGCCGAGCCGCGCAACCGTGACTGGCGGCGCCTTCGCTGTGGTGCCCACCCCCGACGATGGCGTGCGGCGCAGCGACCAGCAGGTCTGGGACGAGTCGACCCGGCCCACCGGGCCGGTCCCCGATCCGAACCGCACCTACACCCCGCACGAGCAGGCCACCGGTGCGCACCTGGTGCAGATTCACGACGGACTGCGCGCCGAGCTGGCCCAGATCCACGATCTGATCGAGCAGGTGGCGGCCGGCGAGATCGACGCCGGTGCGGCCCGGTCCCACATCAACACGATGACGATGCGACAGAACCGGTGGACGCTCGGCGTCTACTGCGAGTCGTACTGCCGCATCGTCACTACCCACCACACGATCGAGGACCAGTCGTTCTTCCCCCGGCTGCGGGCGCGTGACCCCCGACTCGGTCCGGTCGTCGACCGGCTCGAGCAGGAACACCACGTCATCCACGACGTGCTGGAGGGTGTCGACCGGGCCCTGGTCGCCTACGTCGGATCCCCGGACGGCCTCGCCGAGCTGCGGGCGGCGGTGGACCTGCTGACCGACGCGCTGCTGTCGCACCTCAGCTATGAGGAGCGTGAGCTGGTCGAGCCGCTGGCCCGGCTCGGCATCGCCTGA
- a CDS encoding helix-turn-helix transcriptional regulator, translating to METGPFAMATVRHTGQLDMGASQLGGLVITHTRTARIERTCGASVSRFGPGDVYLVTKPGEPCSARWLPGEVEISVLDLSVLEQVATTAPTRRPGRIEFTDLGPADARLARQWRHTTNFVSDVVLNSPAASAQPLVIGNAARMLAAAALAVFPNTAFTEPTAADRHDASTATLRRAITFMEEHADRDISAADIAGAAGVSLRAVQLAFRRHRGTTPMAYLRRIRLARAHHDLVRADPRQETVSAIASRWGFASHSRFTARYHASYGVPPRETLHA from the coding sequence GTGGAAACGGGGCCCTTCGCCATGGCGACCGTCCGCCACACCGGGCAACTCGACATGGGAGCGAGCCAACTCGGCGGGCTGGTCATCACACACACCCGCACCGCCCGAATCGAGCGCACCTGCGGCGCATCGGTCAGCCGGTTCGGCCCCGGCGATGTCTACCTCGTCACGAAGCCCGGTGAGCCGTGCAGCGCACGATGGCTGCCCGGCGAGGTGGAGATCTCCGTGCTGGACCTGTCGGTGCTGGAGCAGGTGGCAACCACCGCGCCGACCCGGCGGCCCGGTCGGATCGAATTCACCGACCTGGGTCCGGCCGACGCGCGCCTCGCCCGGCAGTGGCGCCACACCACCAACTTCGTCAGCGACGTCGTGCTGAACAGCCCGGCCGCCAGCGCGCAACCGCTGGTGATCGGCAACGCGGCGCGGATGCTCGCGGCGGCGGCGCTCGCGGTCTTTCCCAACACCGCGTTCACCGAGCCGACCGCCGCGGACCGACACGACGCCAGCACCGCCACCTTGCGACGAGCGATCACCTTCATGGAGGAACACGCCGACCGGGACATCAGCGCGGCCGACATCGCCGGTGCCGCCGGCGTCTCCCTGCGGGCGGTGCAACTCGCGTTCCGCCGTCATCGCGGCACCACCCCGATGGCGTACCTGCGTCGGATCCGGCTCGCTCGGGCACACCACGACCTGGTGCGGGCCGACCCCCGCCAGGAGACTGTCTCGGCGATCGCCAGCCGGTGGGGGTTCGCCAGCCACAGCAGGTTCACCGCCCGGTACCACGCCAGCTACGGCGTGCCGCCGCGCGAGACGCTGCACGCCTGA
- a CDS encoding Xaa-Pro dipeptidyl-peptidase: MTSAPSSVGIRARVASVLVGILVAALPAAPVAASPVSVAQAESATRHRPVPPHVVGDHTVPAYSYADAIRESVWVETRADSDGDGVRDRVAVDLVRPREAAAAGVRVPVIMDASPYYLCCGRGNESELKTYDAAGVIAKAPLFYDNYFVPRGYAFAAVDLAGTARSTGCEDVGGPAEVGSAKAVIDWLNGRARAFTADGRPVSAAWSTGRVGMIGKSWDGSVANGVAATGVPGLATIVPISAISSWYDYMRYQGVLRSTDYPGYLHSYVNGRGDEACADVLARLRADSAEETGDYNRFWAQRDYRPSADRVRASVFVAHGLNDLNVTTNQFAGWWQELADEGVPRKLWLYQAGHEDPFDVRRAEWVAALHRWFDYWLQGLRNGVMDEPRVDLETAPGTWTTQRDWPAPGTRDVRIALGDGDGVTGTLGGRGARPGQERAYVDESLTEAELVAEPSTATGGRLVFLSGALTTALRISGSPSVRLRIRVDRPTTELTARLVDYGTAERLRYGSSEGVRTLDTESCWGASTDVDDACYRDTEEITEVSDHAVLTRGWRDAAHHRSLRFSTPLLPDRWYSVTVPLNAYDAVLPAGHVLGLVLGQSDPEFTETDDQDATVRVDLGRSELILPVTGRAGLPAVDVAPPVVTAPADPSAARTARDIRPVP, translated from the coding sequence ATGACGTCTGCTCCGTCGTCCGTCGGCATCCGCGCACGAGTCGCCAGCGTCCTGGTCGGCATCCTGGTGGCGGCGCTACCCGCAGCCCCGGTCGCCGCCTCTCCCGTGTCCGTGGCCCAGGCCGAGTCGGCGACACGCCACCGCCCCGTTCCGCCGCACGTCGTGGGCGACCACACGGTCCCTGCCTACTCCTACGCCGACGCGATCAGGGAGAGCGTCTGGGTCGAGACCCGCGCCGACAGCGATGGCGACGGCGTACGAGACCGGGTGGCCGTGGACCTCGTCCGGCCCCGGGAGGCCGCCGCCGCGGGGGTCCGTGTGCCGGTCATCATGGACGCCTCGCCCTACTACCTCTGCTGTGGTCGGGGCAACGAGAGCGAGCTCAAGACGTACGACGCGGCCGGCGTGATCGCCAAGGCGCCGCTCTTCTACGACAACTACTTCGTCCCCCGCGGGTACGCCTTCGCCGCCGTGGACCTCGCCGGCACCGCCCGCTCGACCGGCTGCGAGGACGTCGGCGGCCCGGCCGAGGTGGGCAGCGCCAAGGCGGTTATCGACTGGCTCAACGGGCGGGCTCGCGCCTTCACCGCCGACGGCCGGCCGGTGAGCGCTGCCTGGAGCACCGGGCGGGTCGGCATGATCGGCAAGTCGTGGGATGGCTCGGTCGCCAACGGGGTCGCCGCCACCGGTGTGCCGGGGTTGGCCACGATCGTGCCGATCTCGGCAATCTCCAGCTGGTACGACTACATGCGTTACCAGGGTGTCCTTCGTTCCACCGACTATCCCGGCTACCTGCACTCGTACGTCAATGGCCGCGGCGACGAGGCCTGCGCGGACGTGCTGGCCCGGCTCCGCGCGGACAGCGCCGAGGAGACCGGCGACTACAACAGGTTCTGGGCGCAGCGCGACTACCGGCCCTCGGCCGACCGGGTCCGGGCCAGCGTGTTCGTGGCGCACGGCCTCAACGACCTGAACGTCACCACCAACCAGTTCGCCGGCTGGTGGCAGGAGCTGGCCGACGAGGGCGTGCCCCGCAAGCTCTGGCTCTACCAGGCCGGCCACGAGGACCCGTTCGACGTTCGGCGCGCCGAGTGGGTCGCCGCCCTGCACCGCTGGTTCGACTACTGGTTGCAGGGTCTGCGCAACGGGGTGATGGACGAGCCGCGGGTCGACCTGGAGACCGCTCCGGGTACCTGGACGACGCAGCGGGACTGGCCGGCCCCCGGCACCCGGGACGTCCGGATCGCCCTCGGCGACGGCGACGGCGTGACCGGCACCCTCGGCGGTCGCGGCGCGCGGCCGGGCCAGGAGCGTGCGTACGTCGACGAGTCACTGACCGAGGCCGAGTTGGTCGCCGAGCCGAGCACGGCGACCGGCGGCCGGTTGGTCTTCCTGTCCGGCGCGCTGACCACCGCGCTGCGGATTTCCGGCAGCCCTTCGGTGCGGCTGCGGATCCGGGTGGATCGGCCCACCACCGAGCTGACCGCCCGGCTGGTCGACTACGGCACCGCCGAGCGACTCCGGTACGGCAGCTCGGAAGGGGTGCGGACGCTGGACACCGAGTCCTGCTGGGGAGCCTCCACCGACGTCGACGATGCCTGCTACCGGGACACCGAGGAGATCACCGAGGTCTCCGACCACGCGGTGCTGACCCGGGGTTGGCGCGACGCCGCACACCACCGCTCGCTGCGCTTCAGCACCCCGTTGCTACCGGATCGGTGGTACTCCGTGACGGTGCCGCTGAACGCCTACGACGCGGTGCTGCCCGCCGGGCACGTGCTCGGCCTGGTGCTCGGTCAAAGTGACCCGGAGTTCACCGAGACCGACGACCAGGACGCCACGGTCCGGGTCGACCTGGGCCGCAGTGAGCTGATCCTTCCGGTCACCGGCCGCGCCGGCCTGCCAGCGGTCGATGTCGCACCGCCGGTGGTCACCGCGCCCGCCGACCCGTCGGCCGCCCGGACGGCCCGCGACATCCGGCCGGTGCCCTGA
- a CDS encoding MarR family winged helix-turn-helix transcriptional regulator: MTDATQRPDRPDPLDDDLGWMLGIVFRGYVRAAEHALTDFPGGPRGYQVLTAAVNGPARNQGAIAEELGIDRTVLTYLIDDLERPGFVARRADPADRRNRLVDVTDVGRAAWEQRRLALRQVESHLLGALTSTESATLRALLQRVACSAQAADPLRDLCEVVAQVQPNPAPTAPAASRTGAAAVRGRRTATPRAGRRRSTD, encoded by the coding sequence ATGACGGATGCCACTCAACGGCCGGACCGGCCCGATCCGCTCGACGACGACCTGGGCTGGATGCTCGGGATCGTCTTTCGTGGCTACGTCCGGGCGGCCGAGCACGCGCTCACCGACTTCCCCGGCGGTCCACGCGGCTACCAGGTGCTCACCGCGGCGGTCAACGGGCCAGCCCGAAACCAGGGTGCGATCGCCGAGGAGCTCGGCATCGACCGCACCGTCCTCACGTACCTGATCGACGACCTGGAGCGGCCCGGGTTCGTCGCCCGTCGGGCGGACCCGGCCGACCGGCGCAACCGGCTGGTCGACGTCACCGACGTCGGCCGCGCCGCCTGGGAGCAACGGCGCCTGGCGCTGCGGCAGGTCGAGTCACACCTGCTGGGGGCGCTCACGTCAACCGAGTCGGCGACGCTGCGGGCACTGCTCCAGCGGGTCGCCTGCTCGGCCCAGGCGGCAGACCCGCTGCGTGACCTCTGCGAGGTGGTGGCGCAGGTGCAGCCGAACCCGGCACCGACGGCGCCCGCTGCGAGCCGGACCGGTGCCGCGGCCGTACGGGGCAGGCGCACCGCCACCCCCCGAGCCGGCCGCCGCCGCAGCACCGACTGA
- a CDS encoding phosphoesterase, protein MSDKQPEETERAQLSRRKLVKYAGVGATLAAASPLVGAGAAWADEDRRPGDDTSDRGSSKNRVWRAGDHHVHSEYSGEFDTTKSPIVFHKGADAVYPIVTNAIMAKNFGLTWAMCTDHGGPTHSKVNIEQAYPDLLRSRKLVPEVLQFWGMEFDAPSLDHHTLMIPRHDDEAKQLFELESRFAKYDAFPTDPARDTEAKMVEFLKVARNMPHKPLVIAHHASRSAPGLGVYGQDTPREFRNGNNAAPDVYIGFEGAPGHQAGPLNGGARGGYGNHPTYGGFDQMTARVGGLWDSLLGEGRRWWITATSDSHVHWTRGGSDFWPGEYSKTYVHARQDYGDIMDGLRNGRIFVTTGDLIRNLDVTAKSQGKTANVGETVTVSRRSRTDVEIEIKFRPLGGVNGNGDRPEVRRVDLIVGQITGPSANLDADTNPTTKVVARFGPRDWRRQGEDYVIRHTLRNVEADTYARVRGTSTDEAEPLADGLESPWDDLWFYSNPVFVHVR, encoded by the coding sequence GTGAGCGACAAGCAACCCGAAGAGACCGAGCGCGCGCAGCTGTCACGGCGCAAGCTGGTCAAGTACGCGGGCGTCGGCGCGACGCTGGCCGCGGCCAGCCCGCTGGTCGGCGCCGGCGCGGCCTGGGCCGACGAGGACCGTCGGCCGGGTGACGACACGAGCGACCGGGGCAGCTCCAAGAACCGCGTGTGGCGCGCTGGTGACCACCACGTCCACTCCGAGTACAGCGGTGAGTTCGACACCACGAAGTCCCCGATTGTCTTCCACAAGGGCGCGGACGCGGTCTACCCGATCGTCACCAACGCCATCATGGCAAAGAACTTCGGTCTGACCTGGGCCATGTGCACCGACCACGGTGGACCGACCCACTCGAAGGTGAACATCGAGCAGGCCTACCCCGACCTGCTGCGGTCGCGCAAGCTGGTCCCCGAGGTGCTGCAGTTCTGGGGTATGGAGTTCGACGCGCCGTCGCTGGACCACCACACTCTGATGATTCCGCGTCACGACGACGAGGCGAAGCAGCTCTTCGAGCTGGAGAGCCGGTTCGCCAAGTACGACGCGTTCCCCACCGACCCGGCCCGGGACACCGAGGCGAAGATGGTGGAGTTCCTCAAGGTCGCCCGCAACATGCCGCACAAGCCGCTGGTGATCGCTCACCACGCGTCGCGCTCGGCGCCCGGCCTCGGCGTCTACGGCCAGGACACTCCGCGCGAGTTCCGCAACGGCAACAACGCGGCGCCGGACGTCTACATCGGCTTCGAGGGTGCCCCGGGCCACCAGGCCGGCCCGCTCAACGGTGGCGCGCGGGGTGGGTACGGCAACCACCCCACCTACGGCGGCTTCGACCAGATGACCGCGCGGGTCGGCGGGTTGTGGGATTCGCTGCTCGGCGAGGGCCGGCGCTGGTGGATCACCGCGACCTCGGACTCGCACGTGCACTGGACCCGCGGTGGCTCCGACTTCTGGCCGGGTGAGTACAGCAAGACGTACGTGCACGCCCGCCAGGACTACGGCGACATCATGGACGGTCTGCGCAACGGTCGGATCTTCGTCACCACCGGTGACCTGATCCGCAACCTCGACGTCACCGCCAAGTCCCAGGGCAAGACCGCCAACGTGGGCGAGACCGTCACGGTCAGCCGCCGCAGCCGTACCGATGTCGAGATCGAGATCAAGTTCCGGCCGTTGGGCGGCGTGAACGGCAACGGCGACCGCCCCGAGGTCCGCCGGGTCGACCTGATCGTCGGCCAGATCACCGGCCCGAGCGCCAACCTGGACGCCGACACCAACCCCACCACCAAGGTGGTGGCCCGGTTCGGCCCGCGTGACTGGCGTCGGCAGGGCGAGGACTACGTCATCCGGCACACCCTGCGCAACGTCGAGGCCGACACCTACGCGCGGGTGCGGGGCACCAGCACCGACGAGGCGGAGCCCCTCGCGGACGGGCTGGAGAGCCCGTGGGACGACCTGTGGTTCTACTCGAACCCGGTGTTCGTGCACGTGCGCTGA
- a CDS encoding ArsR/SmtB family transcription factor, protein MSLKNPYGDFEITEPQALRALAHPVRLAILDRLQQHGPATATGLSPHVDATPSVVSWHLRHLATFGLVEDAQGTTSKRERWWQAAARGFRFTLPDDAEGQAAGRQLRGEMFARTAEAPQQWLLHDEPRLDDEWRGLAGVADTRFVATPEELRQLETAIEELLVPYVRRKEDDAAPAGAQLVRMLRYLLPEPGDDPAAS, encoded by the coding sequence ATGTCTCTCAAGAATCCGTACGGGGATTTCGAGATCACCGAACCGCAGGCGCTGCGGGCGCTGGCCCACCCGGTGCGGCTGGCCATCCTCGACCGCCTCCAGCAGCACGGCCCGGCCACCGCCACCGGGCTCTCGCCGCACGTCGACGCCACGCCCTCGGTGGTCAGCTGGCACCTGCGGCACCTCGCGACGTTCGGTCTGGTCGAAGACGCGCAGGGCACCACCAGCAAGCGCGAACGCTGGTGGCAGGCGGCCGCCCGGGGGTTCCGCTTCACGCTGCCCGACGACGCCGAGGGGCAGGCCGCAGGCCGTCAGCTACGCGGCGAGATGTTCGCCCGGACCGCCGAGGCGCCACAGCAGTGGCTCCTGCACGACGAGCCCCGGCTGGACGACGAGTGGCGCGGGCTGGCCGGGGTGGCCGACACCCGCTTCGTGGCCACCCCCGAGGAACTGCGGCAGCTGGAGACCGCGATCGAGGAGTTGCTCGTCCCCTACGTACGGCGCAAGGAGGACGACGCCGCACCGGCCGGCGCCCAACTCGTCCGGATGCTGCGCTACCTCCTGCCCGAGCCCGGCGACGACCCGGCCGCGTCGTGA